The genomic stretch GGTTCTTGAACTTCTCGACGTGGCGCGGGGCGCACGGGATCTACCTGGAGGATCTGTACGTCCGGCCCAGCGCGCGGGGTGGCGGGCACGGGCGGGCGCTGCTGACGGAGCTGGCGCGGATCTGTGTGGAGCGGGGGTACGAGCGTCTGGAGTGGTCGGTGCTGGACTGGAACCGGCCGGCGATCGGTTTCTACGAGGCGCTCGGCGCGCGTCCGCAGGACGAGTGGACGGTGTACCGGCTCACGGACGGGGCGCTGACGGCGCTGGGTTCGGGTCACTGATCCGTCATGGTTGCAGCACCACCTCTCCGATCGTGCCGCGGTTTTCGAGCGCGCGGTGTGCGGCGGCGGCCTTTGCGAGGGGCGGCGGGCCCTGGCGTCCGGCACGCAGGGCCGCGTCGAGCAGGCGCACCCCGGCCGCGGCGACCGCGATCCGTACCTGGCCGGGAGCGGGCAGCGGGTCCTCGGCCGGCTCGTGGGTGAGGGTCTCGGCGGGGCCGAAGGCGTAGAGGCGGATGGCGTGCATGGCGTTCCCCCAGGTGGACGACTGGCTCTTCCCGGCCCGCCCGCCGGCTTCAAGCGCGCTTGAGGCCGACCGCGGGCCGGCCGAGGATCAGGGAGACCGCCGTGACCGCGCTGTTGAAGGACACCTCCGACAGCACGCCCGGCGCGGCCACCGAGTCGCCCGCGAGGTACACGCTGTCGCCCTGGTCGACGGCGGGCCGGTCCCGCCAGGTGCTGCCCGGCAGGTCCACGGCCCCGGTACGGCCGTCCGCCAGGGCCTCCCGCCGCCAGGTCAGCCGTCGGCGCCAGTCCCGGAAGCCCAGGTCGAGCAGTTCCTCGGCGCGGGCCAGCCCGTCGGCGCGGGTCTCGTCCGGCCCGATCGGAAGGTGTGCCTGGATCAGCTGTTCCCCGGCCGGTGCGAGGGTCTGGTCCGGCGCGGTACAGCGCTCGAACCAGCCGGTCGCGTCGAGGTCGGAGAGGATGAAGGGGTCGCCGCGCCGGGCTCGCAGGGCGAGGTCGAGCAGGACGGTACGGCCGCTCGGCCAGGTCAGCGAGTCATCGCCGAGCAGCCGCCGGGCGGCGGGCAGCGAGGTGGCGACGACGACGGGCGTGCCGGTGGGCAGTTCGTCGACGCGGGACATTGTCTCGACCCGCACGCCCAGGTTCCCGGCCCGTGCGGCCATCCGGCCGATCAGCGGACCCCAGC from Streptomyces roseochromogenus subsp. oscitans DS 12.976 encodes the following:
- a CDS encoding GNAT family N-acetyltransferase, which translates into the protein MIRTAIPVDIPVIHALVRELAEYEKAPEEARASEEQLREALFGERPAAFAHMAVDDESGEPVGFALWFLNFSTWRGAHGIYLEDLYVRPSARGGGHGRALLTELARICVERGYERLEWSVLDWNRPAIGFYEALGARPQDEWTVYRLTDGALTALGSGH
- a CDS encoding NAD(P)-binding protein translates to MPHITVIGGGFAGLIAAITAAEAGAEVTLYEAHHTLGGRARTAEGPYRTNEGPHALYNGGPHWTWLKQRDLIGPLAPIPPLDAARLRLRHHGALRRTPPFGMLKLLRPGVRQAPADADFLSWATGIAGEEGARAAAHYAAVALFHHDPGALSAAFVQERLRRATKLPPEAHYPAGGWGPLIGRMAARAGNLGVRVETMSRVDELPTGTPVVVATSLPAARRLLGDDSLTWPSGRTVLLDLALRARRGDPFILSDLDATGWFERCTAPDQTLAPAGEQLIQAHLPIGPDETRADGLARAEELLDLGFRDWRRRLTWRREALADGRTGAVDLPGSTWRDRPAVDQGDSVYLAGDSVAAPGVLSEVSFNSAVTAVSLILGRPAVGLKRA